The following nucleotide sequence is from Halorussus caseinilyticus.
CCCACGCCGTCATGCAGTTTCTCGTCGCGCTGGCGGCCGAGACGTACTACCGGGGCCTGCTCTGCGTCGGCGTGCGCGAAATCGGGTTCAAGAGCGTGTTCATCAGTCCGGTCGTCTACGTCTTCCACCACATGTACAAGCCGCCAATCGAACTCGCTCTGTCGGGACCGACCGACGTGCTGTTCGGCGCGGTAGACTACAAGAGCAACTCGATTCTCCCCTCGGTCGTCGCCCACGGCATCGGACTCGGCCTGTTGGACTGGTTGGTGCTTCACCCGCCGGTGTTGCCGCCCGAGCAGGTGGTCCGGTGGCTGTCGTGGCTTCCGATTCCGGTGTGAACCCCTCTCAGAGACGGCCGGAGGGCGCGGACTTTTTACCCTCGAACGCGAAGGTAGTCTTGTATGAGTCTTCCAATAGACCCCACTGCGCTCGAAAGTGACGACATCGGCGAGAAGCGCGCGACCCTCGAAATGGACCACGAGCAAGCGGTCGAACACGTCCGCGAGGCGTTCACCGACGCCGGATTCGGTGTCGCCACCGAGTTCTCGGCTTCCGACATGCTCGCGGAGAAAATCGGCGCGGACCGCGACCCCTACTACGTGTTGGGCGCGTGCAATCCCAACATGGCGAACCGAGCGCTCGATGCGAGCGACAACCGAATCGGCGCGCTGTTCCCGTGTAACGTGGTCGTCTGGCAGGAAGAACCCGGCCGACAGACCGTCTACCACGTCAGCATCATGAAGGTCGCGCGACTCGCGGGAATGGCCCCCGACGACGACGAGTGGGAGCAAATCGTCGAGGACACCGGCGAGTTCGTAGACGAGGCGTGGGCGAACCTCGATACCGCGTAACTACTCCTCGCTGTCCGACCCCTCGACTTCCTCGCGGAGGCGTTCTACTTCCCGCCGGAGCGCTTCGATTTCCTCGCTGGCGGGTCGGTCGGACTTCGACTGCCGGTAGAAGTAGAGTCCGCCAGCGACGAGTGCTATCGGGACGCCGAACAGCAAGATGGCGATGAGGAGGATGATGAGCAACTCCGGGCCGCCGGGGACGCCGACTTGCAGGGGAACCATGTGTCAGAATGGGTCGAGAAGCGGAATAAATCTTCTCCGCGAACGACGGGCGTCGTTCGGTGTGGTTGGCGCAGGCCGACCAACCGACAGGGTGCGCTCGGCGGACCAACCGGCAGGGGTGGGATAAAGGGGCCGCCCGCTCGCGGGTCGCAGACCCGTGGTCGTCTCTGCGGGCACTATTCGAGCGAGTGAACGGAGTGAACGAGCGAGAATATCCCGCAGAGCGACCGCGAGCGGGCGGGGGCATTCGGGGCCTTCGTCCCGGCGGCTTCTCCAACGTTTCCGACGACGCAGAGCGACCAATCCACGCTCACGAGAAGTCCGCGAGGTTCGCTTGCAGTCCCGAGAGCATGTGGGACTTGCGCCGGAGGGCCGCGAGCGAGACCGGTAGCTGTGGCGCGATTTCTCGGACCGCGCCGTGGAACGTCTCGGCCTCGCCGTACTCGCCGTCGAAGGCGTTGCGGACGCTCTCGCGTATCTGCCAGACGCCGACCGGTGCCCAGTAGTCGTCCGAGACCTCCCGGAGGACGAGGCACTTGGCCTGCCGCCCGACGGATTCGAGGTGTTCGAGGGCCGCGAGTCGGGAGGCGTAGTAGGCCCCGGCGGTCTCCTCGACGTACCCGGTCCGGCCCTCGTAGCCCTCGTGGGCGCTCGCCATCCACGTCTCGCCGTTGGGGTCCTGATTCCAGACGCTCCCCGGAGCCTTCATCTCCACGAGTTCGTACTCCCACTGGCCCGGCGTGAGGACGACCCAGTAGCGGTTGCCGAGGTACTCGTTGACCCACACCTGCGTCTCGTCCACGCTCGGGTTGGTCTGAACCTGTCCCCGGAGATACTGCCCGATAGTGTCGTCTACCGCGGTGATGGACCACCGCGTCGGGACGAGTCGGCGATTCTGGCCGCGGCCGAGCGCGCCCGCCGAGAGGATGTCGTTGATTTCGTACACGTCGAACCCGCGACGGTAGAGGTAGGTCATCGCGCCTTGGGCTTGCCAGTCGTCGTCTTCGAGGGTCTTTTTCACCGGGCGCGGGACGTGTGGGTTCTCGGTCAGGTCCGCGGAGGTGGCGCGCGCCGAGGGACCGGTCGGGGTCGCAATCGCGTCCACGTCCACGTCGAGGTCCAGCGAGTCCGAGAGACCGATTTCCACGTCCACCGGCCGGTCGGCGATGGCGACCTCGCGCTGGGTGCCGACGAACCCGTCCCACACGTCGTCCACGTTGTCCACGTTCGCGGCGTGGTTCGAGTTCAGCAGGCCGGTCCGGTACTGAAGCACGTTGTCGATGTCGAGGCCGCGCTCGTACCAGTCGCTACTCGTGGTGAACTCCGAGGCGCGGTCCTCCTCGCCGACGGGCGAGAGGATGCCCGTCGAGACGTTCGGGTAGTTCGACCGCCCGACGAACACCGACGGCGAGGTGCTACCGACCAGCGAGTCGCCCTGCGCGACCTCCGAGAAGCGGTCTTGGAAGTCGTCCACGTAGTCGAGAATCTCGTAGGACTTCTCCTCGGCGAGACGGCGCTTGCGGTCGGTCTCGTCCGGGCCGAGGCCCTCGATGTACTCGTCGAGACGCATTCGTCGCTGTTTGGGACCCGAACGCTTTGAACCTTACTCGCGCGACGTGCCAGCGGCTATCGGCGTGGCGTACAGGTGGTGCTGTCCCTCGCGGAGCGGTTGCACCGCCGATTTCGCTCGGCCGCCCCGCGGCAACTCTCAGTGCATGGGCCGGGTTCGTCCCGTCCTCGGATTTAAACTCTCGCATGGGGGTCCGGCGTGGAACTGGTTCGCGGAAGGCTCTAGCCTCCCCGGCGCGCGCTGGCGCGCGGTTCTGCGCGCGCCGACTCGTATCACGGAGTGGAGCGACTGAAGGCTCGGAAGTCGCCCGCCCGCATGGTTCGAGAGCAACGCCCTCGTCATCCCGAAAATCCCCTATTTTCGGAGACAGCGAAGCGAGCAGGACCGTCTTCCGGCGGACGGCGGCCGCGTCCGCGGTCGCCGAGGATGGGAGGCGTGAAACCCGCGGTGGCGTGGGGGTGCGGTGGCGTGCGGTCCCGGACCTGATTGGTTCGAGTCTGTCGCCCCGCTCTCGCCACGTCGTTCCCCATCCCACTTCGGTCTCGGTCACGCCCCCGGCCCAATACCCACGCACGTCCGGATATTGCCCGAACCGGCGAAACTTAGGTCCGAGGCGAGTGTTCGTTCGCACATGGACGACGAACCGACTGCCGAGACTGCCGAGGACCGCCGCTACGACGCCATCGTCGTGGGCGTCGGCGGGATGGGAAGCGCCGCGGCGTACCACCTCGCGGACCGCGGCGCGGACGTACTGGGTCTCGAACGCTACGACGTGCCCCACACGCGGGGGTCCTCGCACGGCTACACCCGAATCATCCGGTTGGCGTACTACGAGCATCCGTCGTACGTCCCGCTCCTGCGGTCGGCCTACGAACAGTGGGCGTCGCTCGGCGACGAGTACGGCCAGCGACTCGTCCACGAGACCGGGTCGGTCGCGGTCGGTCCCGCGGACAGCGACATCTTCGAGGGCGCGCGCCGGGCCTGCCGGGAACACGAACTCGACCACGACGTGCTGTCGGGCGCGGAACTCAACGACCGATTCCCCGGCTACGACGTGCCCGAGGAGTTCCGCGCCGTGTTCCAGCCCCGCGGGGGGTACCTCGTCCCCGAGGAGTGCATCGTCGCGCACGTCGAGGGCGCGCAGGCCCGCGGTGCCGAGATTCGCGCCCGGACGCAGGTCGCAGACTGGCGGCCGCTCGACGACGGCGGCGTCGAAGTCGAGGCGGAGTCGGCGCTCCCCGGGGCCGACGGAACCACGACCTACGAGGCCGACTCGCTGGTGGTCGCGGCGGGCGCGTGGACCGGGAAGCTCCTGCCGGACCTCGCGCCGGTGTTGGAACCCGAGCGGCAGGTCCTCGGGTGGTTCCAACCCGACTCGCCCGACCGATTCGCGCCCGAGGAGTTCCCGGTGTTCTCGATGCGGTGTAACGAGGGGTACTTCTACGGCTTCCCGATTCACGGCGTCCCCGGATTCAAAGTCGGCAAGTACAACCACCGCCGCGAGGCGGTGGACCCCGACGAGATGGACCGGGAACCGAACGCCACCGACGAGCGGATTCTCCGGGAGTACGCCGACGACTACTTCGCGGACGCCGCGGGACCGACGATGCGCCTCTCGACCTGCATGTTCACGAACACGCCCGACGAGCGATTCGTCATCGACACTCACCCCGACCACCCGCAGGTGACGGTCGCGGCCGGGTTCTCGGGCCACGGCTTCAAGTTCTCCAGCGTGGTGGGGTCGGTCGTCGCGGACTTGGTGGCGGACGGCGAGACAGACCACCCCATCGACCAGTTCGGCATCGACCGTTTTAGCAACCTAGATATTGTTTAGAAAAGCCTTTTTCTTTCTTTAAGGTGAATTTTTATTTCTCCATCGCGCTCGCGTTCGAGCGACGCGAGGTCGGAGACGGTTCGAGGAAGGTGACTGGTCGAGGAAGCGGGGGACAGGCTTGAACCAATCAGGACCGCACGGCACCGCCACCGCCCCGCACGGCACCGCGACGGCCTCACACCTCCCCAACCGACTGCGCGTCTCGGTCGTCGCTCCCTCCGGTCGCTTCTCCCTGCGATGCTCGCCCCCTCGCGCGACGATGGCGCGGCACGGAGGCCGCGCCAGCGCGCGCCGGGATGGAAGAGTCACGCTGAGCGCTCCAAAGCCGTCCTCACGCCGCGAACCCTACCCCGACGAACCCCGCGAAGAACGACCCGACGGCCGACAGGAGCGCCACCCCGACCCGGTAGCCGACCAGCGCGCGGTCGAATCCTCGTTCCAGTCCGGTCGCCAGCGCGGTCAGAATCGCGGCCAACAGCAGGACGTACCCGCCGACGGCGAGACCGAGCGCCGCAGTCGGAAGCGGTTCTCCGAGCGTCCCCCGAGCCATCCCGTCGGCGAGCGCAATCGTGGCCCCGCCGACCAGCGGACCGAACACCGCGGCGGTGTTCCGGAGCGTCCCGGTCACGCTTGCGAGTTCGCGCCGGGCCTCGCGCTCGACCCGCTGGAGGTCGTCCACGTGGTCGGCCATCGAGACCACCGCGCGTCCCGCCGGTCTCCCCTCGCGGGCGGCGACAGCGAGCAGTGCGGCCGCGCTCCGGGCCTGCTGACTCGGCACGTCGGCGAGCGCGCCGTGGTCGCCGAGAAACGCCTCCCGGACGCCGACCCGAAGCCGTCGCTGGACGCCCGCGGCCGCCGCCAGCGTCTCGCCGGTCCGACCCGCCACCTCGGGCGCGGCGTCCTCGACTGCGGCCTCTACCGACGCGCCGTCGCTCACCCGCCTGCCGACCAGATAGAGCGCGTCGGTCAGGTGGTTCTCCACTGCGCGGGCGTCGTCCCGGACCCGCTTGACCGGCCGAAATCGCACGACGAGACCGGCCCCCACCGCTCCGCCGACCACCGCGGGCCAGCGCGTCCATCCCGGAAACGGCGCGGTGGCGACGACGGCGAGGACGCCCGCGCCAGCACCCGCAACGACGGTCGGCCAACGTCGGTCGGGCACCTCGGGATGCTCCCGAGACACCTCCGGCGGCGGGAACGCCGCGGGTCGCCGGACCAGCAACCACGCGCCGCCAGCGACCAGCACCGCGGGCAGACCGAGGTCGTAGAGCGCCACCAGCGCGGGAACCGAGAGCGCGACGCCCGCAACCCGCGCCGCGGGCAGGACCGCGACCAGCGCGAGCGGAAGCAGGACGCCGAAGGCGTAGAGCGCCGTCGCGGGTCCCCGGACCTCCTCGGCGAACTCGGCCATCCGGTCGCGCGTCCCGTCCAGCATCGCCGTCATCGCCCGGTCCAGCGTGGTCTCGCGCTCGCCCGCCGGGGCGTCGGCCGCCGACTCCACGAGCAGGACGGCCCGGCGGAGCGGCGGGTTCCACTCGGCCCACGCCGCGCCGAACGACGCCAGACCCGACTGCGGAGTCCCGGCGGCCCGCCGGACGTGTTCCCGGAGGTCGGCCGCGAGTCGTTCCTCCCCGCTGGCCGCGAACGCCGCCGCGCGCTCGCTCGCGGGTTCGACGCGCATCCGCAGGACCGCCCGCGCGACGAGCGCGGGCGCGGCCCCGAGCGCGGCGGTCCGACGCGCAGTCGCCAGCGCGACCGGCCCACGGCGGGCGGCGTGGGAGACACCGCCCGCCAGCGCGAGGGCCGCAGTTGCGACCAGAAATCGGAGTCTGCCGGGCGCAATCGCCACCGCGAGAACTCCGGCGACTCCGACGACCCCGGCGGTCCCGTACCCCGCCCGAACCGTCGTCTCGGCGTCCACGTCGGCGTCGAGGTACGCGAGCGCCCGCCGGAGGTCGTCGCCGGTCTCGACCGACCGCGGCCAAAGTCGCGCGAGGCGGACGAGGAGTCCGGCGAGGAGACGGGGGAGCAGACCGGCGGCGCGACCGGACACCGGACTCGCCGTCACGCTTCCCTCCGGTCGGCGTAGGCCGACACCACCGCGTCCGGACTCGTCCGGCCCTCGCCTGCGAGGTCCGCGAGCAGGGTCTCGCGCTCCCGGAGGGCCGCGCGCACGTCGGCGTAGGAGTCGCCGGACTCTCCGAGTCCGGCGACGAGCGCGCTGTTCCCGCGGTCGATGCGGCCCGTGGCCGCGAGTCCGTCGTCTCGGAGGCGAAATAGGCTCTCGAACCGGTCGCCGTCCACGATTTCCTCGACCGACTTCACCCGGCGGCGCTTGCCCGCGGGCGTCGAGACGGCTTCGAGCGTCACCACGAGGTCGGTCGCGGCGAACGACGAGGCGGGGACCCCGAGGTCCGAGACGACCCGCTCGCGGACGCCCGCGCCGCCGTCGCCGTGGATGGTGCCGAGAACCGCGTCGCCGCTCGCGCCGACGCGCATCGCCTCGTAGAGGACCGCGGCCTCCTCGCCGCGGACTTCGCCGACGACGAGTGCGCCTTCCCCCAGTCGGAGCGCGGTCCGGAGCGCGTCGGCGGGGTCGAGACCCGGCCCGTCGCCGGTCGTCGTCCGGAGCGGTTGCACGTCCCGACCGCCGGACTGGAGCGCCGAGACCGGGAGTTCGGGTGTGTCCTCGATGACGACGGTTCGGGTCGCCGCGGGGAGTTCCCAGCAGAGCGCGCTCAGCAGGGTGGTCTTGCCCGCGCCGCGGGGTCCTGCGACGAGTCCGGCCGCGGCGCGTTCGGCGGCGAGCGAGAGCAGGGCCGCCGCGGACGCCGGAAGGGTCCGGTTGGCGACGAGCGCCGGAAGGGTCCACGGCGTGGTGTCGTGTGCGCGGAACGCGAATCCCGGCCCGTCGCTCACGGGGTCGGTGACGCCCGCGACCCGGACTTCGCCTGCTCTCGTCTTCGCGGTCGCGTCGAGCGTCGGGGACGCCCGTGAGAAGGCCCGGCCGCTGGAGCGCCGGAAGCGCGAGGCGAGGGCTTGCGCGCCCGAGTCGGTGAGGCGGACGTTGGTCCGCATGCGCTCGCCGTCGGCCGTCACGCGAATCGGGTTCTCGCCGACCGGCGCGGTGGCGAACACGTCCGAGACCGAAGAGTCGGCGAAGAAGTCCGCGAGGACGCCGTGGCCGCGGGTGTGCTTGCGGAGCGCCGCGGCGAGCGCTTCGACCGGTTCGTCGAGGGTGGGGCCGGAATCGGGGGCGAAGTCGGGGGCGGAATCGGCGTTCGCGTCCGCGACCCGCCGGACTGCCCTGCCGGGCGCGCGCTCGCCGGGGTCGATTTCACCGCGGGCGAGGAGTCGGTAGGCGTCGGCGAGAAGCGCGAGCGCCGACTCCGAGAAGGTGTGTTCGACGGGTTCGAGGTGGTAGGTCCGGAGCGCGCGCTCGGTTTCGTAAACCCTGACCGTCGCGCCCGTGTCGAGTCGGCGCGTCTCGGCGAGGGTCGCGTCCGGCGGGGGTTCGGCGGCGACGCGGGCCTTCGCAATCGGCGGGCCGACGAAGGGGCGGAGCGCGTCGTCGTAGTCCTCGACGCGGCGAGCGCACTCGGCGAGTCCGGTCTCGGCCGCGATGTCGCCGACCGGTCCCGCGCGTCCGACCGCGGCGCGTGCGGCCCCGAGCGGGTCGCGTTCGGCGCGCCGGGCGAGCGTCCGGTCGTAGAACGCCGCGCGCTCGGCAAAGCGCCCGGCCGCGACGAGAAGCGCGGCCGACTCGCCCTCGTAGGCGCGTTCGAGGTGGTGGGTCCGGGTCACGACCGCTCGGGTCTCCCGGTCGGCCAAGGCGCTGACGGCCGTCCGACGGCAGGCCGGTTCGGTCGCCAAGTCGCCCGCGCCGGGGCAGTTTCCGGCGTCGAGCAGGAGGCGGTCGGCCTCGAAGGTGGGTTCGCAGGCGCAGTCGGGGTCCGAGTCGCGCAAGCGCGCCAGTGGATTTCGCATGGGCAGGGTTCGTTCCGTCCTCGGGTTTAAACCCTCGCGCGAGAGGTCGCGGTCGGGGCCGTGTCGTCGCGCGGAGGGTTGCTGTGGCGCGCTCGCGCTCGTGGCCCGAGCGGTCAGTCACGATGAGACAAGAATTCCAACCATCAAGAATATCTATATATGGCTCAAAGATAGCAAGATATTGTCTAGATGGACACGATTACTGTCCGACGCCCGCCCCGGCGGACCAGTCGGAGCGTCACCGTATAGCTCTCGCCGCCGCCGAGGACGAGCGCCCGGTCGTCGGTCGTGACTCGTCCGTCGCGGACGACGCGCAGGTCGGTCTCGGCGCGGCGGACGCGTCGGGGGTCGCCAGCGACCCGGAAGGCGAACACGTCGCTGACGGCGGTGTCGGCCGCGGTCGATTCGTTCCCCGGCAGTCCGCCGAGCGAGACGAACGCCAGCGGAGTCGCCGTCGGCGACTCCGCGGGAAACGACAGCGCGAGCGTCCGGCGCGCGCCGGGGGACTCCTCGTTGGCGAGCGTGGCCGCGGCCCTTTCGAGGCGGCCGAGTTCGCGCTCCGTGAGGCGCTCGGTCCGGGTCGCTCGCGCGTCTTCGAGCGCGGGCGTGACGGCCGCGACCAGCGCCGCCGCTAGCGCGACGGCGATGACCACCCGCAACACTACAGCGACTCCGCGATGCGGGCGAGCAGGCCGGTGTCGGAATCGGCATCGGTGTCGGCCTCCGAATCGTCGGCGTCACCTTCGAAACCACCGTCGCCAGCGCGGAGGTCGCCGACTCCGGAATCGGTCTCCGGTCGGTCCGAGCGGAGTCGCCAGTCGCCGGAGTCGGTCGTTCGACTCGCTCGCTCGTCGGCGTCGTCCCGTCGCTCGCCCGAGTCGAGTTCCGCTTCGAGCGCCTCGGCCTTCGCAAGCGCGGCGTCGGCGCGACGCTCGACGGTCTCGTTGACCCCTCTGACGTTGCCGACGTAGCCCCGGAGCGCCTGTGTCGCGGCGTCGAGTTCGTCGAGGCGGTCCTCTACGTCGTCGAGTCGTGCGGTCAGTCGTTGGACTTCGCGGGTCAGTTCCGCGGCGTCCGAGAGGTCGGTCAGGTCGCTGTCGCCGTCGGTCAGTGCGCGCTCCACGGCGCGGAGTCGCTGGTCGAATCCATCTGGGCGGGACATAGCACGAGTTGGTCCCGCCCTCACATTTATAATCTAGCCCGTGAAATGTATATATAAATACAATAAAATTTAATTAATGAAAAACATTATAGTGACTGTGGCAGTGCCACACACTGTCACGTTAAACGAGTTCTCGACCCCATGAACGCAAAACTACTCGGCCTGCTGTTGGCCGTCGTCGCGGTTGGATTGCTCGCCACTGGTTCGGCTGCTGCGGTTCAGTCGGAGAACCCTGGCTACGAGAAGTGTTACATCGAGGTCTGTCCGGATAGCATCGAAGGTATCGACTCTCTGTCGGATTCGACTGCCCAGTTGTCGGCGAGTCCGGAGTACGAGAAGTGTTACATCGAGGTCTGTCCGGATAGCGAACAGGCTCTCGCCTAAGGCGTAACAACGAAGAACGAGGCTGTCAGACCGACTTCCGAATGTCGCGCCGTTGACCCGCGCTTGTTACACAACCGGCGCTTTCGACGCGGCCGCGACCACTCCGACGTTCGCCGTCTACACGGAAACGGGCAAAATTCCGCGTCTGTCGCCGGAGTTCGACGGACGACTTCATTTTTGTCTACCCAGATACACCGACTGGGGGCACGACCGCGATTCCCGCGCCGGAAGGTTGATTAGCCGTCAATTCAACCCAACGCGCATGAAAGTCGTCCTGATTGGTGTCGGACAGGCCGGGGGGAAACTCACCCAGCGACTGGCCGAGTACGACCAGCAGATGGGATTCGGCGCAGTACAGGGAGCCATCGCGGTGAATTCGGCGAAAACCGACCTCCGAGAACTCGACCTCGATACCGTCCTCGTGGGTCAGGACCGCGTGAAGGGCCACGGCGTCGGCGGTGACAACGAACTCGGCGCTGAAGTGATGCAGAGTGACGCGACCGAGGTGATGGACGCTTTGGACGGTCGCATCACCGCCCAAGCCGAGGCCATCTTCGTGGTCGCCGGTCTCGGCGGTGGCACGGGGTCGGGCGGTGCGCCGGTCCTCGCGCACGAACTCAACCGCGTCTACGAGATTCCGGTGTACGGACTCGGCGTCCTGCCGGGCCGGGGCGAAGGCGCGATGTATCAGGCCAACGCCGGGCGCTCGCTCAAGACCCTCGTCCGAGAGGCCGACGCGACCCTCCTCATCGACAACGACGCGTGGCACACCTCCGGCGAGAGCATGGGCGAGGCGTTCGACAAAATCAACCAGAACATCGCCCAGCGCGTCGGCCTACTCTTCGCCTCGGGCGAGGCGGTCGAAGGCGTCGGCGAGAGCGTCGTGGACTCGAGCGAGGTCATCAACACCCTCCGGTCGGGGGGCATCGCCACGCTCGGGTTCGCCAGCGCCGAGGCCAGCGAGGACGCCGAAGAGAACATCAACACCGTCACTTCCACGACTCGCCGCGCCCTCCTCAGCAACCTCAGCCTCCCGAACGCGGTTGAGGCCGACTCGGGACTGCTGGTCGTGGCCGGGCAACCCGAGACCATCCCGCGCAAGGGTGTCGAGCGCGCCCGGAAGTGGCTCGAAGAGGAGACGGACAGTCTACAGGTCCGCGGCGGGGACTTCCCACTGGACAGCGGTCGTCTCGCGTCGCTCGTCCTCCTCGGTGGCGTCGAACGCTCCGAGCGAATCGAGGAGTTCCTCGAACGCGCCAAGGAAGCGAGCAAGGAGGCCGAGAAACCGGAGCAAGACCCGGCCGAGCAGTTCCGAAGCGACGAACTGGAAGACCTGATTTAGCGGGACCGACTTCGCTGGAGTATCGTTGGTAGAAACACCAACGCTTATTTTGTTGGCGAGTTTCCCACGCCAACACTATGGCCGACACAAACACCGACCCCACGACGTTGACGATTCGCGTCCAGTCGGCCGAATCGTTCTTCGAGGACGCACTTGCCGACCTCGAACGACTCGAACCCGACGAGGAAGTTGAGGAGAGACACGTGCTCAGTTTGCCGGACGAGGAAGCACTCGACCGCGTGTTGAACCCCAAGAATTTAGCGTTGCTTCGGACGACACTCAACCAAGACCCTGCGAGCGTCCGCGAACTCGCTCGTCTCGTCGGCCGAGATGTCAAGAACGTCTCGACGGCTATCAACGAACTCGCCGAACTCGGCGTCGTCGAACTCGTACGTGACGGTCGGGCGAAACGACCCGTCGTCTGGTACGACGAAATCGAGGTCAGATACGCACTCCGCGACCCGGATTCGGACTCGACGGGCCGGACGACCGGTCTCTCGTAGGGTCACGGTAACTACTACGCACTCCGTCGAAAACCGAAAGGTAGGTCGCAGACTGCGCCGATTAGCTGTGGATGCCCATCGCCTCGATTTGTTCCTGATACCGGTTCCGGATGGTGACTTCCGTCACCTGTGCGACATCGGCGACTTCGCGCTGGGTCTTCTTCTCGTTGCAGAGCAGGGAGGCCGCGTAGATGGCGGCGGCGGCGTATCCGGTCGGCGACTTGCCGGAGAGAAGCCCCTCCTCGGCCGTGGTCTCGATAATTTCGTTGGCCTTGGTCTGGACTTCTTCGCTGAGTTCGAGTTCAGAGCAGAATCGCGGGACGTACTTCTTGGGGTCCACCGGTTTCATCTCCAAGCCGAGTTCTTGGGAGATGTAGCGGTAGGTTCGCCCGATTTCCTTTCGTTCGACGCGCGATACTTCCGAGATTTCTTCGAGGCTTCGCGGGATGCCCTCCTTTCGACAGGCGGCGTAGAGCGCGGAGGTGGCGACGCCCTCGATGGAGCGTCCCCGAATCAAGTCCTCCTTGAGCGCGCGCCGATAGATGACGCTCGCCACCTCGCGGACCGACCGCGGGACGCCGAGTGCCGAGGCCATGCGGTCGATTTCACTGAGTGCGAACTGGAGGTTGCGCTCGCCCGCGTCCTTCGTCCGGATGCGCTCCTGCCACTTGCGCAGACGGTGCATCTGACTGCGCTTCTTCGAGGAGATGGACCGGCCGTAGGCGTCTTTGTCCTTCCAGTCGATAGTCGTCGTCAGGCCCTTGTCGTGCATCGTCTGGGTGGTCGGGGCACCGACGCGCGACTTCTCTTGGCGCTCCTGATGGTTGAACGCGCGCCACTCAGGACCGGGGTCTATCTGCTCCTCCTCGACGACGAGTCCGCAGTCTTCACACACGAGTTCCGCCCTGTCGGAACTCTTAACGAGGTTGTCAGAGTTACATTCGGGGCATTCCCGTACACCCTCTGACTCGTCCTCCGTTTGCTCCGCCTCGGCTTGGCGCTCCCGCTGGCGAGTGGACCGTGTCATCGCACTTTTATAGTAGTAGTGTCGAGGCACTTAAATCCTCGGCCGATAATGACTCCTTACTCGAAGGTCAGAAAACGGGACGCCCGTCCTTCGAACCACCATCGGAAAGCGTTTAAGCAGGTACCGAGGAAGTGACGCCATGCCCGTCATCGAATGCGACGTGGACGCCGCCCGCGAAAAACTGGCCGACGCAGGTGCCGACGTGTCGGCGGGCAACTCCGAACACGAGCGGTGGCGCGCGGCGTACGGTGACGCCAACGCCGTCGCCTACGACGGCAAAGTCGTGATTCAGGGAGCGAACCCGCAGGACATCGAGGCACTTTTGCGTGAAGGGGGCGGCCACGCCTACCTCTACTTCGACGGCGCGAGCAGGGGGAATCCGGGACCGGCGTCGGTGGGTTGGGTCGTCGTCACGAGCGACGGTATCGCCGCCGAGGGGAGTGAGACTATCGGCCGCGCGACGAACAATCAGGCCGAGTACGAGGCGCTGATTCGCGTCCTCCGGGCGGCCCGCGACTACGGATTCGACTCCGTGGAAGTGAAAGGCGACTCCCAACTCATCGTCAAGCAGGTCACGGGC
It contains:
- a CDS encoding DUF302 domain-containing protein codes for the protein MSLPIDPTALESDDIGEKRATLEMDHEQAVEHVREAFTDAGFGVATEFSASDMLAEKIGADRDPYYVLGACNPNMANRALDASDNRIGALFPCNVVVWQEEPGRQTVYHVSIMKVARLAGMAPDDDEWEQIVEDTGEFVDEAWANLDTA
- a CDS encoding CPBP family intramembrane glutamic endopeptidase translates to MAWDVRGLNERLLRDTVVYVLAPLALGVRHGRHLGYRVDRTAIRNTVLLSLFVLPFYVVGSSLPTIRAYYPMWETSPALGQFLPHAVMQFLVALAAETYYRGLLCVGVREIGFKSVFISPVVYVFHHMYKPPIELALSGPTDVLFGAVDYKSNSILPSVVAHGIGLGLLDWLVLHPPVLPPEQVVRWLSWLPIPV
- a CDS encoding type II secretion system protein, with product MTASPVSGRAAGLLPRLLAGLLVRLARLWPRSVETGDDLRRALAYLDADVDAETTVRAGYGTAGVVGVAGVLAVAIAPGRLRFLVATAALALAGGVSHAARRGPVALATARRTAALGAAPALVARAVLRMRVEPASERAAAFAASGEERLAADLREHVRRAAGTPQSGLASFGAAWAEWNPPLRRAVLLVESAADAPAGERETTLDRAMTAMLDGTRDRMAEFAEEVRGPATALYAFGVLLPLALVAVLPAARVAGVALSVPALVALYDLGLPAVLVAGGAWLLVRRPAAFPPPEVSREHPEVPDRRWPTVVAGAGAGVLAVVATAPFPGWTRWPAVVGGAVGAGLVVRFRPVKRVRDDARAVENHLTDALYLVGRRVSDGASVEAAVEDAAPEVAGRTGETLAAAAGVQRRLRVGVREAFLGDHGALADVPSQQARSAAALLAVAAREGRPAGRAVVSMADHVDDLQRVEREARRELASVTGTLRNTAAVFGPLVGGATIALADGMARGTLGEPLPTAALGLAVGGYVLLLAAILTALATGLERGFDRALVGYRVGVALLSAVGSFFAGFVGVGFAA
- the solA gene encoding N-methyl-L-tryptophan oxidase, coding for MDDEPTAETAEDRRYDAIVVGVGGMGSAAAYHLADRGADVLGLERYDVPHTRGSSHGYTRIIRLAYYEHPSYVPLLRSAYEQWASLGDEYGQRLVHETGSVAVGPADSDIFEGARRACREHELDHDVLSGAELNDRFPGYDVPEEFRAVFQPRGGYLVPEECIVAHVEGAQARGAEIRARTQVADWRPLDDGGVEVEAESALPGADGTTTYEADSLVVAAGAWTGKLLPDLAPVLEPERQVLGWFQPDSPDRFAPEEFPVFSMRCNEGYFYGFPIHGVPGFKVGKYNHRREAVDPDEMDREPNATDERILREYADDYFADAAGPTMRLSTCMFTNTPDERFVIDTHPDHPQVTVAAGFSGHGFKFSSVVGSVVADLVADGETDHPIDQFGIDRFSNLDIV
- the nreA gene encoding DNA repair protein NreA, giving the protein MRLDEYIEGLGPDETDRKRRLAEEKSYEILDYVDDFQDRFSEVAQGDSLVGSTSPSVFVGRSNYPNVSTGILSPVGEEDRASEFTTSSDWYERGLDIDNVLQYRTGLLNSNHAANVDNVDDVWDGFVGTQREVAIADRPVDVEIGLSDSLDLDVDVDAIATPTGPSARATSADLTENPHVPRPVKKTLEDDDWQAQGAMTYLYRRGFDVYEINDILSAGALGRGQNRRLVPTRWSITAVDDTIGQYLRGQVQTNPSVDETQVWVNEYLGNRYWVVLTPGQWEYELVEMKAPGSVWNQDPNGETWMASAHEGYEGRTGYVEETAGAYYASRLAALEHLESVGRQAKCLVLREVSDDYWAPVGVWQIRESVRNAFDGEYGEAETFHGAVREIAPQLPVSLAALRRKSHMLSGLQANLADFS